The following proteins come from a genomic window of Paenibacillus sp. CAA11:
- the hisG gene encoding ATP phosphoribosyltransferase, with translation MQTIKVAMPKGRIYKKASALFREAGLPIPLDVDESRKLVIPLPGAGMEFILAKPVDVPTYVEYGVADIGIVGKDVLMEENRDVYELLDLGIARCRMSVIGLPDWQPGIQQRVATKYPNVASQYFREQGQQVEVIKLNGSIELAPLIGLADRIVDMVETGQTLRENGLVEMERIFDITSRLVANRVSYRMKNAEIQGVCDVLERVVRSSIKD, from the coding sequence ATGCAGACGATAAAGGTTGCGATGCCCAAAGGGCGCATTTATAAAAAAGCTTCGGCGCTGTTCCGGGAAGCGGGATTGCCAATTCCTCTAGATGTCGACGAATCACGCAAATTGGTTATTCCGTTGCCGGGGGCTGGAATGGAGTTTATTCTCGCTAAGCCGGTCGATGTCCCGACTTATGTAGAATACGGAGTCGCTGACATTGGCATTGTAGGCAAGGATGTACTTATGGAAGAGAATAGGGACGTATATGAGCTGCTTGATCTAGGCATTGCGCGATGCCGGATGTCGGTGATCGGCCTGCCAGATTGGCAGCCGGGGATTCAGCAGCGGGTAGCTACGAAGTATCCCAATGTAGCCTCCCAGTATTTCCGTGAACAGGGCCAGCAGGTTGAGGTGATCAAGCTGAATGGATCGATTGAGCTGGCTCCTCTAATCGGACTGGCAGATCGGATTGTGGATATGGTGGAGACAGGTCAGACGCTGCGGGAGAATGGCCTGGTAGAGATGGAGCGGATTTTTGATATTACAAGCCGCCTGGTGGCGAACCGGGTTAGCTATCGAATGAAGAATGCGGAGATTCAGGGCGTCTGCGATGTTTTGGAGCGTGTCGTTCGTTCATCTATCAAGGATTGA
- the hisA gene encoding 1-(5-phosphoribosyl)-5-[(5-phosphoribosylamino)methylideneamino]imidazole-4-carboxamide isomerase produces the protein MSSFTIYPAIDIRGGKCVRLVQGDYARETVYNENPIEVAKSWETEGGSYIHLVDLDGAKAGQPVNAELIGQIAKAVQVPVQVGGGLRSLADVERLLGLGVQRVIIGTAAIEDREFTEAVLGRYGDRVAIGIDARNGLVATRGWLETSEVEAEALAKELASKGAETFIFTDISRDGMMQGPNVDAIVSLAQASGRTVIASGGVTVQDDLLRLAEHAAEGVGGAIVGKALYTGNIRLSEAVAAVQAGKR, from the coding sequence ATGTCATCATTTACAATTTATCCTGCGATTGATATTCGGGGAGGCAAATGCGTCCGTCTCGTCCAAGGGGACTATGCCCGTGAGACGGTATATAACGAGAATCCGATAGAAGTGGCAAAATCCTGGGAGACCGAGGGCGGTTCTTATATCCATCTGGTTGATCTGGATGGAGCCAAGGCCGGCCAACCGGTGAACGCTGAGCTGATCGGGCAAATTGCCAAAGCCGTGCAGGTCCCGGTCCAGGTGGGCGGCGGGCTTCGTTCTCTTGCTGATGTTGAACGGCTGCTTGGGCTGGGTGTTCAGCGTGTCATTATCGGTACCGCAGCCATCGAGGATCGTGAGTTCACCGAGGCGGTCCTTGGCCGCTACGGCGACCGGGTGGCGATCGGCATTGATGCTCGCAATGGACTTGTGGCGACAAGGGGCTGGCTGGAGACCTCGGAGGTGGAGGCCGAGGCGCTGGCGAAGGAGCTTGCGTCTAAGGGAGCTGAGACGTTTATCTTTACGGATATATCCCGCGATGGCATGATGCAGGGGCCGAATGTGGATGCGATCGTATCGCTGGCGCAAGCCTCCGGCCGTACGGTTATTGCCTCGGGCGGGGTGACCGTCCAGGATGATCTGCTGCGGCTGGCTGAGCATGCGGCTGAGGGCGTCGGCGGAGCCATCGTCGGCAAGG
- the hisD gene encoding histidinol dehydrogenase translates to MRILSATDFDLRREVEYGSPEQNAAVKSIVAEVKKEGDAALLRYTERFDGVKLAPEQLRVSDEELQAAYSLVEDTFVKAIRAAAANIRAFHQREKRNSWMDLQPDGTLLGQIIRPLRRVGVYVPGGKAAYPSSVLMNVIPAQVARVPEIVMVTPPATGGQEGIDPYILVAAAEAGVREIYRVGGAQAIAALAYGTDSIAPVDKICGPGNIYVALAKREVYGVVDIDSIAGPSEIAVLADDQANPAYVAADLLSQAEHDEMASAILVTTSSEFAERCRSEVERQLSELPRREIAAASIRDYGAILLVDSIEEGIRTINRLAPEHFELLVEEPMRYLGLVENAGAIFLGPYSSEPVGDYFAGPNHIIPTNGTARFSSPVDVDDFIKKSSLIYYSKQALLENADNIMELARREGLEGHARAIEIRLQQLQQEGRQEGYR, encoded by the coding sequence ATGAGGATCTTATCCGCAACAGATTTTGATCTTCGGCGCGAGGTCGAGTATGGTTCGCCCGAGCAGAATGCAGCAGTGAAAAGTATCGTTGCAGAGGTTAAGAAGGAAGGAGATGCGGCGCTTCTGCGCTATACTGAGCGCTTTGACGGCGTCAAGCTCGCGCCAGAGCAGCTGCGGGTGTCGGACGAGGAGCTTCAAGCGGCCTATAGCCTGGTTGAAGACACCTTTGTCAAGGCCATTCGTGCAGCTGCAGCCAACATACGGGCATTTCATCAGCGGGAAAAAAGAAATTCGTGGATGGATCTTCAGCCGGACGGTACGCTGCTGGGCCAAATTATCCGCCCGCTGCGGCGGGTCGGTGTCTATGTCCCGGGCGGCAAAGCTGCTTACCCATCCTCCGTGCTGATGAATGTCATTCCCGCCCAGGTTGCCAGAGTACCCGAGATCGTGATGGTCACGCCTCCGGCTACCGGCGGACAAGAGGGGATCGATCCTTACATTCTGGTAGCGGCCGCAGAGGCCGGAGTCCGCGAGATTTACCGGGTTGGCGGGGCGCAGGCTATCGCCGCCCTGGCTTATGGCACGGACAGCATCGCGCCCGTGGACAAAATCTGCGGGCCCGGCAATATCTATGTAGCCCTCGCCAAGCGTGAGGTTTACGGTGTCGTGGACATCGACAGCATTGCGGGCCCGAGTGAGATCGCCGTGCTCGCCGATGACCAGGCGAACCCGGCGTATGTCGCGGCCGATCTGCTCTCGCAGGCCGAGCATGATGAGATGGCTTCGGCGATTCTTGTGACGACATCCAGCGAATTTGCGGAGCGCTGCAGGTCGGAAGTTGAACGCCAGCTCTCAGAGCTGCCGCGGCGGGAGATTGCCGCCGCATCCATTCGCGACTACGGCGCCATTCTGCTAGTCGATTCCATCGAGGAGGGCATCCGCACGATCAATCGTCTGGCGCCGGAGCACTTCGAGCTGCTTGTGGAAGAGCCAATGCGCTACCTGGGACTGGTAGAGAACGCAGGGGCGATCTTCCTGGGACCTTACAGCTCAGAGCCGGTAGGCGACTATTTTGCGGGACCGAATCATATTATCCCGACCAACGGTACCGCGAGGTTCTCTTCTCCGGTCGATGTGGATGATTTTATTAAGAAATCAAGTCTAATCTATTACAGCAAGCAAGCCTTGCTTGAGAATGCAGATAATATTATGGAACTGGCGCGCCGGGAAGGTCTCGAAGGCCATGCAAGAGCGATTGAAATCCGGCTCCAGCAGCTCCAGCAAGAAGGAAGGCAGGAGGGGTATAGATGA
- the hisH gene encoding imidazole glycerol phosphate synthase subunit HisH, whose protein sequence is MAIAIVDYGMGNLHSVSKAIERLGYDAVITGDPAQILAADGVLLPGVGAFGDAMEQLRSSGLAETVRAAASAGQPLLGICLGMQLLFDESEEHGHHQGLGLLPGKVVRFAGGSYKVPHMGWNRLEYVQPEHPLLQGVQEGHVYFVHSYHALPELASDLVAVTDYEQKVTAIVGRGNVYGMQFHPEKSGELGMTLLRNFLELAAGPRQAGERLA, encoded by the coding sequence ATGGCTATCGCAATCGTCGATTACGGCATGGGCAACCTGCACAGCGTGAGCAAGGCGATCGAGCGTCTGGGCTATGACGCTGTGATCACCGGCGATCCGGCTCAGATCCTGGCCGCGGATGGCGTGCTGCTGCCAGGCGTGGGCGCCTTCGGCGACGCGATGGAGCAGCTGCGTTCAAGCGGGCTTGCCGAGACCGTCCGCGCTGCGGCCTCGGCCGGGCAACCGCTGCTGGGCATCTGCCTCGGGATGCAGCTGCTCTTCGATGAGAGCGAAGAGCACGGGCACCACCAAGGCCTCGGGCTGCTGCCCGGCAAGGTGGTGCGGTTCGCAGGCGGCAGCTATAAAGTGCCGCATATGGGCTGGAACCGGCTGGAATATGTGCAGCCGGAGCACCCGCTGCTGCAGGGCGTTCAGGAAGGGCACGTCTATTTCGTGCACTCCTACCATGCCCTGCCAGAGCTTGCGTCCGACCTTGTAGCCGTCACCGATTATGAGCAGAAGGTGACAGCGATTGTGGGACGCGGCAATGTGTACGGGATGCAGTTCCATCCCGAGAAGAGCGGGGAGCTCGGCATGACATTGCTCCGCAATTTTCTGGAGCTGGCAGCAGGCCCGCGGCAAGCGGGAGAGCGCCTGGCGTAA
- the hisB gene encoding imidazoleglycerol-phosphate dehydratase HisB, which produces MTTDATEATEANAPRREGQITRKTNETDIQLAFNIDGTGQSKLETDVPFLNHMLDLFTKHGQFDLTVKAKGDIEIDDHHTVEDIGICLGAVIQEALGDKKGIKRYASVFVPMDEALAQVVIDLSNRPHFEYRAEYPSSQVGSFSTELVHEFLWKLALEARMTLHVIVHYGQNTHHMIEAVFKALGRALDEATRIDPRVSGVPSTKGVL; this is translated from the coding sequence ATGACAACAGATGCAACAGAAGCAACGGAAGCAAATGCACCACGCCGTGAGGGTCAAATCACCCGAAAAACCAATGAGACGGATATTCAGCTTGCTTTTAATATAGACGGCACCGGTCAGTCCAAGCTGGAGACGGACGTTCCGTTCCTGAATCATATGCTCGATTTATTCACGAAGCACGGCCAGTTCGACCTTACTGTTAAAGCCAAGGGTGATATAGAAATTGATGACCATCATACCGTAGAGGATATCGGCATCTGCCTAGGGGCAGTCATTCAGGAGGCTCTGGGCGACAAGAAGGGGATTAAGCGCTATGCCAGCGTCTTCGTCCCGATGGATGAGGCTCTGGCCCAGGTGGTGATCGACCTCAGCAATCGCCCGCACTTCGAATATCGGGCCGAGTATCCTTCTTCCCAGGTAGGCAGTTTCAGCACCGAGCTTGTACATGAGTTCTTGTGGAAGCTGGCGCTGGAAGCGCGGATGACGCTGCATGTCATCGTTCACTATGGACAGAATACGCACCACATGATCGAGGCGGTATTCAAGGCGCTGGGACGGGCCTTGGACGAGGCTACCCGGATTGACCCCCGCGTAAGCGGTGTGCCTTCGACGAAGGGAGTGCTCTAA